The Zerene cesonia ecotype Mississippi chromosome 19, Zerene_cesonia_1.1, whole genome shotgun sequence genome has a window encoding:
- the LOC119834419 gene encoding pro-resilin-like gives MILWIICLTALVWTTTKCEPPVNSYLPPSGSGSGPSSQYGAPGFGQRGRGQSGGPQSQRFQNQPSDSYNAPGSGQSLSSEYGPPGRGSGFSGGSGRGFGQGNSPSSQYGTPNGPSGFGGGQSSFGSGGRPQTSYGTPNQQGGGSPFGGRNAQRPDSTYGTPSSGFQSPGDFGSDGLSGSGSSRPGGRGRQPQRGSPSSSYGTPDFGNDLDGKSQNYRGSGVDGSNEPAKYQFSYEVDDAETGTKFGHSEQRDGDVAIGEYNVVLPDGRKQIVEYEADQDGYKPQIRYEGDASGAGSGSGFGGGRGGGQGYPRGGANAGANAFAGSEAGYPQSGSAGGYPRGSGSQGRPGFGGGPGQDGQSGYPGRGFPGQSGGFGTGGGDEGYPSGGPNGPRGSGY, from the exons ATGATTtta TGGATAATCTGCTTAACAGCATTGGTGTGGACTACAACGAAATGTGAGCCACCTGTGAACAGCTACCTACCTCCCTCTGGCTCGGGTTCCGGACCATCCTCTCAATATGGAGCGCCAGGCTTTGGACAAAGAGGGCGAGGCCAGTCGGGCGGGCCTCAATCTCAGAGATTCCAAAATCAACCTTCCGATAGCTATAACGCACCTGGCTCAGGACAATCCTTGTCTTCTGAATATGGCCCGCCCGGCCGGGGTTCTGGCTTTTCAGGAGGTTCCGGCCGCGGTTTCGGTCAAGGAAACTCTCCCAGCTCTCAATATGGAACTCCCAACGGCCCTTCTGGTTTCGGCGGTGGCCAATCATCTTTCGGTTCTGGTGGTCGTCCGCAGACGTCTTACGGAACACCAAATCAACAAGGTGGTGGTAGTCCCTTCGGTGGTCGTAACGCCCAAAGGCCTGATAGTACATACGGAACACCCTCGAGCGGTTTTCAGTCACCTGGTGATTTTGGCTCTGACGGTTTGTCTGGATCTGGCTCGTCTCGCCCGGGTGGTAGAGGACGTCAACCTCAACGAGGCTCACCTTCGTCATCCTATGGAACCCCTGATTTCGGTAATGATTTAGATGGTAAAAGTCAAAATTATCGTGGATCAGGGGTAGATGGTTctaat GAACCAGCCAAATATCAGTTCAGTTACGAGGTAGATGATGCTGAAACGGGTACAAAGTTTGGTCACTCGGAGCAAAGGGATGGTGATGTAGCGATAGGGGAATATAATGTGGTTCTGCCTGACGGTAGGAAACAAATCGTTGAGTATGAGGCTGATCAAGATGGATATAAGCCTCAGATACGATACGAGG GCGATGCTTCTGGCGCCGGTTCTGGATCTGGTTtcg gAGGCGGTCGTGGTGGCGGCCAAGGTTACCCAAGAGGAGGTGCTAATGCTGGTGCTAATGCCTTCGCTGGTAGCGAAGCGGGATACCCACAATCAGGTTCTGCGGGAGGCTATCCACGAGGTTCAGGATCTCAAGGAAGACCTGGATTTGGAGGTGGACCCGGGCAAGATGGGCAGAGCGGTTACCCCGGCCGAGGTTTTCCAGGACAAAGTGGTGGCTTTGGGACTGGTGGCGGTGACGAAGGTTACCCCAGTGGTGGACCTAATGGTCCTAGAGGATCCGGATACTGA